A window of Deinococcus aquaedulcis genomic DNA:
CCGCCCTGGATCTGGTGTTCTGCGCTGCGCAGCGCCCAGCAGAGGGCCAGGACCGGCCCTGACCCAAGCGGGTCAGATCAGCCGAGCGGTGGCGACTGGCTCCACCCTGGGGCGGACCTTCGGCCCTTACATCCCGTTGACGCCGCTGTTTCTCGCCGCAGAGGCGTGGAGGGATGCTCAACCACGGCCCCGGCTGCCGCTCTGACGCAGGGGCACGGCAGCCACAGAAATCTCCGTGGGCACAGCGGGTGCAGCCCCAGTTCGGTTGATGATCCAGGCAGCAGGCAAGATGAGCGGCCTTCCAGACTTCCGCCAGAAGCGGGCACCCTGGAAGGCCGCTGGTTTCCGAGTGCGCTGGCGGAGGGAAGAAAGCAAACCTCGCCTCCCTGCCTACGGGGGTCAGTCTGTGTAGGCCCCCACCGCCGCGCTGCTCACCAGCTTGGCGTATTTGGCCAGCACGCCGCGCTTGTAGCGGGGTTCCGGGGCCACCCAGGCGGCGCGGCGCCGCTCCAGTTCGGCGGCGTCCACCTGCAGGTTCAGCACCCGGGTCTCGGCGTTGAGCTCAATCGTGTCGCCTTCCTGCACCAGCGCAATGGGGCCACCCACGTAGGCTTCGGGCGCCACATGCCCCACCACCAGCCCAAAGGTGCCGCCCGAGAACCGCCCGTCGGTGATCAGGCCCACGCTGTCGCCCAGCCCCTTGCCAATGATCGCGGAGGTGGGGGAGAGCATCTCGCGCATGCCGGGGCCGCCCTTGGGGCCCTCGTAGCGGATCACCAGCACGTCGCCGGCCCGGATCTGATCGGCCATGATCGCGTGCATGGCCTCTTCTTCAGAGTCGAACACACGCGCAGGCCCGGTAATCTTGATGCTTTTCAGGCCGCTGATTTTCGCCACGCTGCCTTCAGGCGCGAGGTTGCCGCGCAGAACGGCGAGGTGGCCCTCGGTGTACACGGGCTGATCAAAGGGCAGAATCACGTCCTGGCCCGCGTCCGGGGCGTCCGGTTCGTCGGCCAGATTCTGGGCCACCGTCTGGCCCGTGACCGTCAGGCAGTCGCCGTGCAGCAGCCCGGCCTTGAGCAGCATTTTCATCACGCGGGGAATGCCGCCCACCACATGCAGGTCGGTGGCCACGTAGCGCCCACTGGGCTTCAGGTCGCAGAATACCGGGGTCCGCTCCCGGATCCGTTCAAAGTCGTCTAGGGTCAGGTCCACGTCGCAGGCGTGGGCAATGGCCATCAGGTGCAGCACGGCGTTGGTGGACCCGCCCACGGCCATGATGACGGTGATGGCGTTTTCAAAGGCCTCTTTGGTCAGAATGTCGCGCGGGCGGATGTCCTGTTCAATCAGGCGCAGCAGGGCGCGGGCGCTGTCGGCGCTGGAGACGGCCTTTTCGGCGTCCACGGCGCTCATGGTGCTGGAAAAGGGCAGGCTCATCCCCATCGCCTCAAAGGCGCTGCTCATGGTGTTGGCGGTGTACATGCCCCCGCAGCTGCCGTTGCCCGGACAGGCGCGCTTTTCGATCTCGGTGAATTCCTCGCGGCTGATCTTGCCGGCCCCATAAGCGCCCACCGCCTCGAACACGCTGACAATCGTGAGGTCCTGCCCGTTATAGTGCCCCGGCTTGATGGTGCCGCCGTACACGAAGATGGCCGGAATATTCAGCCGCGCCATGCCGATCATGGCCCCGGGCATGTTCTTGTCGCAGCCGCCCACCACGATCAGGCCGTCGTGCGACATACCCCGGCTGGCCGTCTCGATGGAATCCGCGATCACCTCGCGGCTCACCAGGCTGCACTTCATGCCCTCGGTGCCCATCGAAATGCCGTCACTGACCGTGATGGTGCCGTAAATCTGCGGCATGCCGCCGCCCTCGCGGATCGCCCCGGTGATGTGATCGGCCAGTTCGCCCAGTCCGTTGTTGCACGGCGTGATGTTGCTCTGCGCGTGCGCCACGCCGATGATGGGTTTCTCGAAGTCCCCGTCCTCAAAGCCCACGGCGCGCAGCATGGCGCGGTTGGGCGCCCGTTCATCGCCCTGCGTGACATGGTGGCTGTTCCAGTTCAGTCTGTGCTTGCGGGCGGTGTCCGTCATGCCCCAAGGTAGCGGCACGGGGGCACATACAGCGGGGAGAAGCACAGACAGGGGCCTGCCCGCCGCCCTGATCTCCCTGTGACAGAGGCGCCCAAAAATGCTGCCGTGAACACAATTCTGCTCTCTGCCGCGCTTGCGGGTGTGGCCCTGACCCTGGCGGCCTGTGCCCAGGCGCCTGCCGCGCAAGAAGTGCCGCCCGCCTTGAGTGCCCAGGGCCGCGCGCCGGCTGGACCAGTCAATGTTCCCGCGCGTTTTGAAACAGCGGGCGTGACTGACCCCGCTGACTCCGACGATCCGGCCATCTGGATTCACCCGCGCGACCCGCGCCAGAGCATGGTGATCGGCACCCGTAAGGAAGCAGGCCTGACCGTGTTCGATCTGCAGGGGCGCACCCTGCAGGACCTTGCGCCCGCCAGTGTCCGCTACAACAACGTGGACGTGGTGTACGGATTCATGCTGGCGGGAAAGCGCGTGGATCTGGCCGTCGCCAGTGACCGCAAGAACGACCGGCTGGCCGTTTACGCCATCAACCCGCTCACGCGCCAGCTGAGCGATGTCACCAGCGCAAGGATGCCGCTGGTCTTCACGCCCGCCGGGCAGGTCTCGGACGGCGCCAATACAGCCTACGGCCTGGCCACGTACCGCACAAAGAGCGGTCGGCACCGCGTATTTGTGAGCCAGCGCCAGAATCCGCGCGTGGCTGAGTGGGAACTGATGGCCGATGCGGGGCGCGTCTCGGCGCGGCCGGTGCGTACCATCACGCTGCCCGCCGGAACGGTGGAAGATCCGCAGGTGGAAGGCATGGTCGTGGACGCCGAGCACGGCGTGGTGTACCTGGGCCAAGAGCAGGTGGGGATCTGGGCCGCGCCCTTAAGTGGCCGGGGCACCCCCCGGCTGATTGAGCGCGTGCGCCCGGCAGGTTCACGCCTGAGCGCCGATGTAGAGGGCCTGACCCTCTACGACGCCGGGGACGGTGAAGGTTACCTGCTGGCCAGCAGCCAGGGCGACAACACCTTCGCGGTGTTTGACCGCGAAGACCATGATTATCTGGGCGCCTTCCGGGTGATCGGAGGCGCCATTGACGGTGCAGAAGAAAGTGACGGCGCCATGGTGGCCAATGTGAATTTCGGACCCCTGTTCCCGAAGGGCCTGCTGGTGGTGCAAGACGGCTTCAATGACGGCGTGGAGGACCACACCAATTTCAAGCTGGTGGCCTGGCAGGACGTGGCCCGGCCCCTTGATCTCGAGGATGAACCCGAAGACGACTGATCATCCGCAGAGAGACAGCCGGCGAACACGGTGTCTTGACGCCTCTCCCCTGCGGGGGACTAGCGGAGCGCCGCCGCCGAGGGGGATCACGGCCTTGGCGGCTCAGACGATGCTTTCGCAACCGCCACCTTGCTAGACCTGAAATCTGTCCGTGCCATTGCGGGGACGAGGTTCTGGGCAGTGGGCTTGAACAGCGCCGCAGGCGAGGAACATCCAGCTCTGTCCTGCAAGGTACGGCCATGAAGTTTGTCCGTCTCAGCCCATACCGGTACGACCTTCAGGCCGTACGCTGACCCCATGACGGTGCATCTGGTCTTCGTGTACAACGCCGATGGTGGCTTGCTGAACGGCCTGAAGGACCTGTGGCACAAAACCGTCTCACCGCACACCTACGATTGCCAGCTGTGCGCCGTGACCTACGGACCGCTGGGCATGCGGCGCGAGTGGCGAACCTTCCTGCAGGGCCTGAACGCCCAGGTCACCTTTCTGCACCGCGATGAGGTGCGGGCCCAGTTTGGCCTGTCGGACCTGCCCCTGCCCGCAGCGTTTGTGGCGCAGGGCGGCCAGTTGCGCTCCTGGCTGACCGCCGAGGACCTGCGCGCCACGCCCACGCTGGACGACCTGATGGCCCTGGTGCAGCGGCGCTGGCCCCAGGCCCTGGCGCTGGCCGCCGCGTAAGTGCAGGCCAAAGGTGGTCTCTTTGACAAATCGCTGCCCTTCTATTATGCTGTAGGCGTAATTGAGTGTTGTGTTACCCTTGACTCCGCGTCCACCTGCACAGGAGGTCCGTTCTATGTCCTTTCCCCTTTACCGCCACGGCGATGTGCTGCTTCAGGCCACCTCGGCGCCGGCCACGCCCCTGCACCGCCAACCGCACCTGACGCTCGCCCACGGCGAGGTCACCGGCCACCGCCACCAGATTCGCGATCAGCACGCGGCGGTGCTGTACAGCGTGACGCCCACGCCGACCCCCGGCCGCGATCAGTTTCTGCACGTCACCGCGCCGCAGGCCACGCTGACCCACGAGGAACACGCGCCCATTCGTCTGCCGGCCGGCTGGTACCGGGTGTGGCAACAGCGCGAGTACACCCCCGGCGCCGTGCGCGTGGTGCTGGATTAATGATCCGCTTTCAGAGCGGCGGGCGCACCTTCCGCCGCCCGGCCGCCCAAACCCCTGACGCCGCACCGGCTGTGCCCCAGGCCCGGGTGCCTGCGCGCCCCGTCACGGCCGCCCCGGTGACCCTCAGCCCCGAGGACGCGCGCGCTCGCCTGCGCCGGGGCGAAGTGTTCGCGGCGCTGGTGGTTACCGGGCCGCTCAACCTCTCGGGCAGCCGCTGGCTGCGCACCCTGCCGGACTGGCTGCGCTGCACGGCGCTGACGGTGGACGACTGCCCCCACCTCAGCGCCCTGCCCGCCGATCTGCACGCCGACCGCGTGAGTGCCCGCCGCTGCCCCGAGCTGCATGACCTCGAAGGGCGACTGTCCATCCGCGAGGGCCTGAACCTCTCGGGCAGCGGCCTGCGGCGCATTCAGGCCGACCTGCACGCCACCCGGCTGATCCTGGCCGACTGCCGCGACCTGGCGGCCATCGGCGGCGCCGTCAGCGTGGCACACCTGGACGTGCGGCGCTGCGCCGCGCTGACCACGCTGGAGCCCAGCCTGCACGTCACCCAGACCATTGACGTGGCCGACAGTGGCCTGCGCGGCCTGCCCGGCCATCTGCGCGCGGGCCTGCGCTGGAACGGAGTGCCCGTGGATGCCCGCGTGGCCTTTCACCCTGAGGACCTGACGGGCCGCGACATCATGGCTGTGCGTAACGTGCAGC
This region includes:
- the ilvD gene encoding dihydroxy-acid dehydratase; amino-acid sequence: MTDTARKHRLNWNSHHVTQGDERAPNRAMLRAVGFEDGDFEKPIIGVAHAQSNITPCNNGLGELADHITGAIREGGGMPQIYGTITVSDGISMGTEGMKCSLVSREVIADSIETASRGMSHDGLIVVGGCDKNMPGAMIGMARLNIPAIFVYGGTIKPGHYNGQDLTIVSVFEAVGAYGAGKISREEFTEIEKRACPGNGSCGGMYTANTMSSAFEAMGMSLPFSSTMSAVDAEKAVSSADSARALLRLIEQDIRPRDILTKEAFENAITVIMAVGGSTNAVLHLMAIAHACDVDLTLDDFERIRERTPVFCDLKPSGRYVATDLHVVGGIPRVMKMLLKAGLLHGDCLTVTGQTVAQNLADEPDAPDAGQDVILPFDQPVYTEGHLAVLRGNLAPEGSVAKISGLKSIKITGPARVFDSEEEAMHAIMADQIRAGDVLVIRYEGPKGGPGMREMLSPTSAIIGKGLGDSVGLITDGRFSGGTFGLVVGHVAPEAYVGGPIALVQEGDTIELNAETRVLNLQVDAAELERRRAAWVAPEPRYKRGVLAKYAKLVSSAAVGAYTD
- a CDS encoding phytase, which codes for MNTILLSAALAGVALTLAACAQAPAAQEVPPALSAQGRAPAGPVNVPARFETAGVTDPADSDDPAIWIHPRDPRQSMVIGTRKEAGLTVFDLQGRTLQDLAPASVRYNNVDVVYGFMLAGKRVDLAVASDRKNDRLAVYAINPLTRQLSDVTSARMPLVFTPAGQVSDGANTAYGLATYRTKSGRHRVFVSQRQNPRVAEWELMADAGRVSARPVRTITLPAGTVEDPQVEGMVVDAEHGVVYLGQEQVGIWAAPLSGRGTPRLIERVRPAGSRLSADVEGLTLYDAGDGEGYLLASSQGDNTFAVFDREDHDYLGAFRVIGGAIDGAEESDGAMVANVNFGPLFPKGLLVVQDGFNDGVEDHTNFKLVAWQDVARPLDLEDEPEDD
- a CDS encoding DUF6745 domain-containing protein, whose amino-acid sequence is MIRFQSGGRTFRRPAAQTPDAAPAVPQARVPARPVTAAPVTLSPEDARARLRRGEVFAALVVTGPLNLSGSRWLRTLPDWLRCTALTVDDCPHLSALPADLHADRVSARRCPELHDLEGRLSIREGLNLSGSGLRRIQADLHATRLILADCRDLAAIGGAVSVAHLDVRRCAALTTLEPSLHVTQTIDVADSGLRGLPGHLRAGLRWNGVPVDARVAFHPEDLTGRDIMAVRNVQRRRVLLERMGIDRFLEDVGGLVLDRDRDAGGERRLIRVPFDDDEDLVAVLVQCPSTGGRYALRVPPHLRTCREAVAWTAGLAVQEYHPTQEA